In the genome of Candidatus Pristimantibacillus lignocellulolyticus, the window CACCTTCATGCCCAACTACAATAACTGCAGACGCACCTAGTTGTTCGGCTTTTTGTGCTTGTCTACGTGATGCGACGAGTACCAATGATTGAATATTGGTTGGCTGCAACATCTGTAATATTGTCGTAGGATCGCCACCAGTAATAGTTACCACGGGGACTTGCTCATCTATAGCGGTCTGAACGCGTGTCTTATAATCGATACCGTGCATGCCTATAGCAAAATTAACACCGAATGGTTTGTTGGTTAGACTGCGTGTACGGTTAATTTCTTGGAGTAATGCGTCGTCACTAGCTAAGCTCATAGCGGTTATTTGACCTAAACCACCTGCATTAGAAACTGCTGAAGCAAGGTCAGCATACGCTAGATAAGCAAGTCCTCCTTGAATAATCGGATACTTTATTTGTAATAGTTCTGTTATTCGTGTATCCCAATTCATTATCGTCCCCCCTTATCTCTATTTGAAAACTACTTCTCGAAATATATATGATAATGAAGTGCACATCGCTCATTAAAGATTGCCTCACAATGAGGACAATTCGTTGCATTCATATATTGTTTAATCGTTGATTCTGTGTGACAGCTACCACAGAGGATCGCCAATTCGTCAAATTGCTCTTGTGGCCAACGCTCGATGCTGTGATTAGCATGTTCTTCATGGCATTTGTAGCAAGGATAATATTTTTCGCAACATTTAAATTTGATAGCAACAATATCTTTCTCAGTATGATAATGAATACAGCGTGTTTCATTATCTACAATATTCCCATAGATGTTCATTCTATCTCCCACCAATCTAAACAAACAAGAGGATTACTATCATTAATATTACGATTATGCCGACTACATAATCCAATTGTTGAAATTTTAATAACTTAAAGGTAGTTCTCCCCTTACCATTACCATACGCACGAGCATCAATCGCAAAAGTTAGTTGCTCAGCACGTTGTATGATCGTGAATAGTAACGGAATAAGCATTGGAATATATGCAAAGATTCGTTTGTGAAGCGGTAGCACTGTAACATCATGACCTCTTGCTTTTTGTGCCAATAATATACGATCTAGCTCCTGTAAAATAGTTGGGATAAACCGTATCGCAATGACGATCATTAGTGCAAACTGCTCTACAGGTATATTGAATTTGGATAGCGGCGACAATAATTTAACTAGACCATCCGCTAATACTAATGGTTTAGTAGTTAACGTTAATATAGAAGCAAGTAAGATAAGCAATAGGATCCGCCAAACGTAACGTGTCCCATTCTGTAAACCCTCCACCGATATATGGATGAAAGACCATGACCAAATGACGTTTCCTGTAGTAAATATGACATGGTATAGAAACGTAAAAAGTAATATGAATAAGATAGGTTTCAACCCTTTTACAAAAACAAACAAAGGGATCTTTGATAATAACAATATGCTCATAACGAAGATTGTTGCTATTGTGTAGCTAACGAACGAATCTAGCATTAGGAAGCTAATCATAAGGAGGATGATAGCTAAAATCTTCGTACGTGGGTCAAGTCGGTGGAATATGGAGTAAGTCTCCTGATATTGTCCTATTAAAACTGTATTTGACATTTATTAACTCCTTGCATGCCAGATAGGCGATACCTTTTCGAGAATATGCTGTTCCCTACAGCTTGACACTTCTATTGTCTGTCCGGATAATTCCTCTACTAACATTAACAGTTGTACAGGTTCAGGTAGAGACAATCCGAGATTTTCTAGTAAATCAGCTTGTTTTAGAAATAAATGGTTCGTATCAAAATGCCCCACAAGCTTCCCTTCATGAAGCATTATCACTTCATCTGAATATTCGGCAACATCATTCATTTGATGTGATACAAAAAGAACAGTTCGATTATGCTGGTCTTGCCATTGCTTTAGTAGCTGCAACAAAGCGGCTTTATTTACAGGGTCAAGACCAGCTGTTGGTTCGTCTAAAATTAGAAGTTGGGGATCTGTAATTAATACTGAAGCGATTGCTATGCTACGTTTTTGACCACCGCTCAATTGGAACGGTGCCAACTGGAGAATTTCCTCCGACAAATCCATCTGCGAAAGAATAGAATCGATAGATTTCTTAATTTGCTGATCAGAATAACCTTTAATTTTCGGTGCAAAAGCAAGTTCTTTGTATACCGTTGTTTCAAATAATTGATGCTCTGGATATTGAAAAACATAACCTATATCAGAATTGACTTTGATATGACCTTTCCGTTCTCTTAGAACTGGCTGCTTATCAATCAAATATTCTCCAGAAATATTGGGAATTAGACCTTTCAACAGTTGGACAAATGTAGATTTTCCTGCTCCAGTTTGACCAATAATTGAAATCCATTTACCGCTTTGGATCGTACAATTAATATTGTATAAAGCCATGCTTTCATTATAATTAACACTCACATCATTTAGTTGATATTCCATTGTAAACGGATCAACTCCTTCCAATCTGCGTTAACAGGTGATTTGGAGTGAAGTGTATTGTATAGCCGTACTGCAAATGGCAGTTCTAACTGATATTTCGTGACATCGACGGTTAAGAAGAACGTGGTTGGATCACCATCAAATTCAAGCCTACCTTGATGAATGAGTAAAATACGCTCGGCACATAATACTTCATCCATATGATGAGTGATAACAATAATCGTCATACCTTGGCGATGTAGTTCATTCATAATGGATAGTATCTGTTCTCTACCCTTTGGATCGAGCATTGAAGTAGCCTCATCAAAAATGATAGCTTTAGGGTGCATTGCCAAAATTGCTGCAATGGCCACTCGTTGTTTTTGACCACCTGAAAGCTGGTGAGGCATCATCTCGATATAATCCTCCATCTGTACAGCTTGTAGTGCATCTTCCAACCTACTACGCATTTCCTCACTTGGTACACGAATATTCTCCAGGCCAAATATAATTTCATCCATCACAGTTGTGGTAATGAATTGATCTTCTGGATTTTGAAAAACAATGCCAATTTGTTGGTGAATCAGATTAAGATCTGTCTTTTTTGACGTGTCTAGACTGTTGTATTTGACACTACCTTCCTTAGGAAGCAACAATCCATCCATTAGTTTTGCAATCGTTGATTTACCACAACCATTTGCTCCAACAATGGCCACATATTCTCCTTGTTCAATTGTAAAGTTCAAATTCTCTATGATGGGCTTTCCCTTTTTATAATAGAAATGAACATTTTCGAATGTAAGCATTTAATTATTTCCTTTCTGTCGTCGCCATGATTCAAAAAAGTCGTCTATACTGTTTTCAATTATGACAGGCTCAGGTTTCCTCCACTTGGTCACTTTCGTACCGTTGACACCAAATATTTCACCGGATAAATCGGGCTCAGGCTGGTCTAGTAATGTGACTACGAAACGAGCAACATCGTCTGATTCTCCTACTTTCCAAAATTCTGGGAAAGGGTCATTTCTAAGTTCACACTTTTCCTTCAAACGATCGATGACAGGTCTAGTCATATCCGTTAGTGCAGCTGGTGAAATACCATTAACTCTAATTCGGTTGCGCTTTAGTTCTGCTGCCAGCGTCCATACCATGCCAAGTATTGCTGCTTTTGCTGCACTATAGTTTACTTGTCCAACTGAACCACTTAATCCAGCTGTAGAGGTCATCAAAAGAATATCGCCGCCATTCTGTTGCATATAGGGTAATACTCGTTGAATGCAATAAAAGGCGCCGTTCAAATGGACATCTAGCACAGATTGCCACTGTTCATCTGTCATATGCAGACATAGTTGGTCATGCAAATTACCAGCGTTATGGATCAATACATCTATCTGGCCAAACTTCTCCATAACGGTATTTATCATAGCCGTGACATTCACAGCATCTCCAACATTACAGCAGTATCCCAGTGCCTCACCATCACTTCGGTTAATCTGTTGTACAACCTCATCAATTAATAGTTGATTAATACCGTTAATTATTACGATATAACCTGCCTGACTAAGAAGTAAGGCGATACTACGCCCAATCCCCCTCGTTGCTCCAGTAATGATGGCTACTTTCTTCATAATGACCTCTCTTTCACTGAGAAAGCACCAGATGCAATGACTTCACCAGATTCAACACTTACGCTCACAATTATCTCTTCATTGTGTTCTATATATTCAAAAATCGCCACAGTATCAACTAATAGTGGCTTTTGAAATGTCATGTTATAGTTCATAATCCATTTAGTTGGGTGTTGCATTAAGTATATGGATTGCGCTAGACCCATTACATACATACCATGCGCGATGGGGCGCTTATAGCCTATCTTTGTAGCAACTTCAGCATTAACGTGTATGGAAGCATGATCTTTTGATACAGCTGCATATTGCTTGATTATATGACTTGTTATTAATCTCTTAATTTTAATCTTGATCACCAACCCGAATCAATACTGTTTCTGTTGTTACGATCAGTTTGCCATCACATCTACATGTAAGTTTGTAATAATAAAGTGTTAGTAGACCAGTTTTACTTGTCTTCTTCTCTATATTCGTTAGCTGTAATTCACAATCTAATAACATTCCTGCAATAATTGGAGCTTCATACGAGAAATGTTGAGCACCATGAATCAACGGTACACTATTGTTCATTTCCTGCCAAGGTATATTG includes:
- a CDS encoding CHY zinc finger protein, with translation MNIYGNIVDNETRCIHYHTEKDIVAIKFKCCEKYYPCYKCHEEHANHSIERWPQEQFDELAILCGSCHTESTIKQYMNATNCPHCEAIFNERCALHYHIYFEK
- a CDS encoding energy-coupling factor transporter transmembrane protein EcfT, encoding MSNTVLIGQYQETYSIFHRLDPRTKILAIILLMISFLMLDSFVSYTIATIFVMSILLLSKIPLFVFVKGLKPILFILLFTFLYHVIFTTGNVIWSWSFIHISVEGLQNGTRYVWRILLLILLASILTLTTKPLVLADGLVKLLSPLSKFNIPVEQFALMIVIAIRFIPTILQELDRILLAQKARGHDVTVLPLHKRIFAYIPMLIPLLFTIIQRAEQLTFAIDARAYGNGKGRTTFKLLKFQQLDYVVGIIVILMIVILLFV
- a CDS encoding ATP-binding cassette domain-containing protein, translating into MEYQLNDVSVNYNESMALYNINCTIQSGKWISIIGQTGAGKSTFVQLLKGLIPNISGEYLIDKQPVLRERKGHIKVNSDIGYVFQYPEHQLFETTVYKELAFAPKIKGYSDQQIKKSIDSILSQMDLSEEILQLAPFQLSGGQKRSIAIASVLITDPQLLILDEPTAGLDPVNKAALLQLLKQWQDQHNRTVLFVSHQMNDVAEYSDEVIMLHEGKLVGHFDTNHLFLKQADLLENLGLSLPEPVQLLMLVEELSGQTIEVSSCREQHILEKVSPIWHARS
- a CDS encoding energy-coupling factor transporter ATPase; the protein is MLTFENVHFYYKKGKPIIENLNFTIEQGEYVAIVGANGCGKSTIAKLMDGLLLPKEGSVKYNSLDTSKKTDLNLIHQQIGIVFQNPEDQFITTTVMDEIIFGLENIRVPSEEMRSRLEDALQAVQMEDYIEMMPHQLSGGQKQRVAIAAILAMHPKAIIFDEATSMLDPKGREQILSIMNELHRQGMTIIVITHHMDEVLCAERILLIHQGRLEFDGDPTTFFLTVDVTKYQLELPFAVRLYNTLHSKSPVNADWKELIRLQWNIN
- a CDS encoding SDR family oxidoreductase, with the translated sequence MKKVAIITGATRGIGRSIALLLSQAGYIVIINGINQLLIDEVVQQINRSDGEALGYCCNVGDAVNVTAMINTVMEKFGQIDVLIHNAGNLHDQLCLHMTDEQWQSVLDVHLNGAFYCIQRVLPYMQQNGGDILLMTSTAGLSGSVGQVNYSAAKAAILGMVWTLAAELKRNRIRVNGISPAALTDMTRPVIDRLKEKCELRNDPFPEFWKVGESDDVARFVVTLLDQPEPDLSGEIFGVNGTKVTKWRKPEPVIIENSIDDFFESWRRQKGNN
- a CDS encoding MaoC family dehydratase; translation: MIKIKIKRLITSHIIKQYAAVSKDHASIHVNAEVATKIGYKRPIAHGMYVMGLAQSIYLMQHPTKWIMNYNMTFQKPLLVDTVAIFEYIEHNEEIIVSVSVESGEVIASGAFSVKERSL
- a CDS encoding MaoC family dehydratase N-terminal domain-containing protein encodes the protein MNSIQHRLHVTEEWISRYAQSIDAPLQTINDKLIAPATMPIIFWQEFNIPWQEMNNSVPLIHGAQHFSYEAPIIAGMLLDCELQLTNIEKKTSKTGLLTLYYYKLTCRCDGKLIVTTETVLIRVGDQD